A single genomic interval of Roseofilum casamattae BLCC-M143 harbors:
- a CDS encoding ISAs1 family transposase, producing GHHRREKRRVWAIPVTEFESLYQSEQWVGLQTIVAVERTRHLWNKTTYEVQFYLSSLPANAQVLGNIIRQHWGIENQVHWTLDVTFNEDSSRIRSGHSPHNFALLRRWALNALRQETTLKRSLRQKQKRAAMNNDYMFSILSSFCQG from the coding sequence CGGACATCACCGCCGAGAAAAAAGACGAGTTTGGGCCATTCCAGTAACTGAGTTTGAGTCCCTCTATCAATCGGAACAATGGGTGGGCTTACAAACCATAGTTGCGGTAGAAAGAACTCGTCATCTCTGGAATAAAACAACTTACGAAGTCCAATTCTACCTGTCTTCTTTACCGGCCAATGCTCAAGTTTTAGGCAACATTATTCGCCAACATTGGGGTATTGAAAACCAGGTTCATTGGACTTTAGATGTGACCTTTAATGAAGATTCCAGTCGGATTCGTTCCGGTCATAGTCCTCACAACTTTGCCCTTCTCAGACGTTGGGCGCTCAATGCTCTTCGTCAGGAAACTACTCTCAAGCGTAGTTTACGACAGAAGCAGAAGCGGGCAGCTATGAATAATGACTATATGTTCTCTATCCTCAGTTCCTTTTGTCAAGGGTGA